DNA from Scheffersomyces stipitis CBS 6054 chromosome 1, whole genome shotgun sequence:
CACAGTATAAATCTTTGACATGAAGCCACGCACCAAAAATGAATACGGCAGCCAATATTATATGAACCAAAAGGAATACTTCGTACCATTTCCTTCTAAGCACTAACAAACCCTGTATCATAATGAGAATGCCAGACCATGTCGCTAAGGCACCCCATCTGATGTATGGCTCGTTTATTCTGTCCGGGTTACGTTCTTTAATCAATTTGGTGTAGAAAAGAACGTGGATCATCACCATGACGAAGACTATCCGGGAGAGCCATCTGTGAAGAGTAATAAACGTCGAGTAGTCCCATCTAGTGTACCATtgcaagaagttgtttctaCCACCAAACAAAATTAGAAGAGGCATCAACAGACTTGTCAAAATGCTGGCACGTACAGCCACATATCTAAGGATGGcatacttcttctcgtGAAAAAGAGGATCACCCTCCACGTAGTTGATATTATACACAAGAAGGTAAGTGCACATGCTGCCGAAAGTGATGAGAATTATAGTTTCGGCTCGTGTTGGCACAAGCATGTCAAGCACGAcaagaaacttcttttcGTTTGTCTTGTACTTTCCTCTTGTTGCTGGAAGCGAAATGGTTCTTCTGAaccaatttgaaaaaggtCCAGTGAGAAAGTTTCTGTATAGATCTGGAAAGATTACTTTTGACCAGTTTCCGATGGCTGCAATGGTGAATACCACTATCCAGTAGAGTACCACATATGCGCCGTAATCAACCGAAACATCGTAGTTTCCGAGGAAGTTCTGATAAGCTGATCTGAACAAAACGATCTCAGAGTCTATTAATCTCACGGGGAAATCTACTAGCTTGGAAGGTGAGTAGTCCACAATTTCACTTATGTTTTTGGCTGACCTCAAGTAATTGTCATGGGCCTCCTCAAACTCGCTTTCTGTGAGACTTATGTTGAACATCAGCTGGCACATTCCCAAGAAAGAGTTTATTTCTTGTGGATGTCCATACTTGTAGCAATGGGAAATAGTCGCTAAAGCATTGGAGTTCTTGCAGTAGCATTCCTGACTAACGATGCCCTCAGGGCAGAATGTCGTTGTTAGAGAGATCTGGTAGTTGCAACCTAAAAAGGCGATACTGGCCTGGCCGTACTTATGCATTGGGGCTCCGTTTACAGCGGCTTCAGGGGTAAGAGCTATCATTGCCGATATCACGAAACAGATACATAGCACTACTTTGGTAGCTCTGACAGAAGAGTTCTGAAATTTGGCCGGTATCACAAGCAAAGGCGTAGCAACTGCTAGTATTACTAGCGATGTATATACGGCCCAGATATACATCTCATACTACGGATTTCTCTGCGGTGGTGTTGTGGAAAGAGGTTATCAGTTTGATCAGTTGCGATCAAAACTTAACTATGGACGCTCGCAAATCTATATGTTTTGGGAAGGAAAAAACAAATTTTTTGTGGTGGAAGAGATTTTCCGGAGATGTGGTTCGCTCGCAATGGTATACGGATCGGATTCTGCCAGCAAACCCTTGTATGTCTCTGTGAACTGTGATAGGATCTACACAAAGCGGAGGGCAGCGTGTATGAAAAGAACTTGTAGATAAAAGATTTTAATCAAGACAGGAGTCCGTAGACTGTCGCTTTTATCTATTTGATCTCTGTTAGCCAAAGTCAGGTGACAGAAGATTTGGCATGAGGCTCCGGCATCACCCTGTTACTAATACTGTAGAACAGTGCTGATCCGACATCGGACTCGGTGACAAATACAGCACACAGTGCCATAGAAATTCTCACATGGAGGAAGGATTTAGGTTCTCTTCAGCACTGTGGATAAAGGCGTAGAATTAGTAGTAAAGTGGTGGCCCTGGATGGCTCCGTCTCGGGCTTCAATATTGGGCCACTATACTAAACCAAATCTAAACCAAATACCATATACCATATACTGAACAATCTATATACTGTATACCATATACTGTATACCATTTCCCGTATTCCCGTATTCCGTAAATACACTATAATACATTTGTTCGAAGAAAATCTCTAATTCGCTCTACCTGCTACTGAAACTATTAAACTATTCGTTGCAGAATATTTTCCCAAGCTGGGCTCGTTTTTCTATTATTAAGCCGAAGCGAAAACCAACTCTAGATTCATGCAAATATGTCAGATTAGCGCGATTTTTCGCTGCACCACTGGCTGGTCTGGTTATCGTAGAGACTTCAGAAGCAATATATAAATGTGACCATTTTCCATATCGGTAGGCTGACCCGCTTCTCTCACTGTACTCTACAAATATACAATAATGTCTATGCAATCGTCTTtattgaaggaagaatACGTTCCTCTTCATGAAATCCGCAGACCAATCCCTCCGGTATTGGATTTCCAGAAAATCGATGCCATGGTATCAACCCTCAATGGGGTGCCAATGGCTTCTGCAACCTGCGGAGTTGCCGATATAACTCCCGGTGAATTGCCTCCTATAGATGTGTTTAAGGTCCGCGAAGCTGGAAAAAATTACTACTTTGCCTTTGGTGGATGTCACAGATTCCAAGCTTACGATAGAATAAACCAACAGGGCGATAAAGTAGTCATGGTCAAGTGCAAAATCTTGCCTGCTACCAGAAAAACTTTGCGCGTATACTTGGGTTCTTCAGTAGACCAGATGTTTGAGGATCAGAGCTACGACAAGACAGAAGTAACATCGCTCAAAAAATTATCAATTAATGAATAGATATGTATATAATCAGACAATGGCGTGAAGGAAGAATCCTTATCATGTCcatatttgcaattgctcAAAGAACTCAACCCGCTTCTTTTCGCTGTTGTCCAAAACTGGAAGAATCCTTATCATGTCcatatttgcaattgctcAAAGAACTCAACCCGCTTCTTTTCACTGTTGTCCAAGTTTTGGACAACAGCGTAACGAATATCGTCGACCATTAATGGGTGGCCACAGGCGACAAAGGCTGTTGAACCACTGGAttccttgatttcatcttggacaagttcTTCCATATTAGGTCTTCCAGTCTTGAAGGTGATGTGGCCCAAGCTTCCTTGGATGGTAGATACAATTTCGTCGTTCGAGacatcttgttcaagagaaATGACACTTTCAGAATTGCTTCCAGATAccttttcattttcagagTCTATGGTATCCTTCTTGTCGTCAACCAAGTCAAGCTTCTCTTGAGGTGAGTGTGAGAATAATCTCTTTAGCTCTGCCGGTCTCTGGGATTCAGGCTTGGTGACAATTACGGTAGTTTGAATCTTagttttcttcaattcaagTAATTCGTCATGAAACCAAAGTAGAGTCTTGTAGTCTCTGATGATCCAGAACAACTTGACTCTGTGCCTTGAGTCCTTGGATCTTATAGCAGAATCGACAGCTTCCGAGAAGATACCAGGAATTCCATTACCCCCTGCAACATAAACAGCCGAATCGTACTTGTACGCAGCAGTTGATTCACCATATGGACCCTCAACACCTACTCTAACTTGAGTGGTCTTTCCAGGGTGGGCAGCCAAGTATTGATAAAGACTGTGAGTTATACCTCCCTTAACCTTGGCATAAAGTACAATAGAGTCTTTGTTCTCAACAGAGTCCGTGAAGGTAAATGGATGAGATTGCCAGAAACAACTTGGCCTGAGAAAGTGTATGAAAGCATGTCCACCTGGAATAGATTGCCAATATGAAGGTTTTGGAATAACCACCTTCAAGGTTTCACCGGCCAATAGAGTGACCTGTGCTTTTGGAAATCCGAAGACCAAGAGTCTTCCTATTCTTGCAACTCTATCAAATACCCAAACGGCAACAGATGCATAGTAGAAGTTGATATAGCCTAACTCTTCTACATGAATCCAGCCACCTACTATCCAGAGAACAGCCAAAATAATATGgaccaacaagaacattTCAtaccaatttcttcttaAGTAAAGCACAGCTTGTACAAAGGATATTCCTCCTGCAACAGTTCCAACAACACCCCAGTAGAGATATGGCAATTTGATTTCAGAAGGATACCTTAAATCAAGAGCAAGTGTGTATGTAATTGAATGAATAACAatcaaaatgaaatcaattcTTGCAACCCATTTGTGGTAGGTAAGGAAGGTTGCATAATTCCATCTGGTGACCCATTGCAAAAAGTTATTCCGACCAGCAAATAACATAAAGAGAGGAATCAAAATAGTCCCAGTAATGCCGGTTCTGTCACCAAGATATTTCAGAATTGCTCTTGTCTTTGTAGGAAATAAAGGATCGTTCTCCATGTAGTAGATATCAATAGCGTTGCAGACAATGGTAACTACTACAAACCCACTAATTACCAACGTTTCCAATCTTGATGGaatcaaaatttgaaaataacGAAGAAATGTCTTCTCCTGTGCCTTACTCTTTCTGAAAGTAGCTGGCATGGTAATGTACTTTCTAATGAAGGCGGAAAATGGCCCTGTCATCTTTCTGAAAATCCCAGGAAATAAAAGCTTGGACCAGTTACAAACTGCTCCCAAGATGAAAACCAATGCCCAGTATGCAACCATACCACCTCCATAGTACAAGGAGTAGTCGAAGTTGTGAAGGTAGTGAGTGTATGACTTCAAAGTAATTTTAGCCAATTGCTCATTCAATATAACGGGTACGTTCACTGGTACCGTTCTATTGTAGCCATCTATTTGAGACGGAGACTTTGCATTCCTAGTGAAGTTTTTATatgcttcttcaaacatTTCTGGAGTTCTTGTAATATTGTATGGTAAGCATAATTTTCCAATTAACTCAATATTGGAAGTGCTGTTTTTACCAAGTTGGTGCAAACATCCAACCATCGAAGCAAATCCGTTTGGGTTAGTGCACAAACAAGCATCTCCTACTAACGGAGGCTTACAAAATGAAGCAGTCTGCATAAGCAGATATCTACAAGTGTAAATATCTATCAAATGACCATATTTTGTATAACTAGAGGCACCATGAGCAGAGATAACAGTCAAATAGACAAGAATGTTGAATACAGCAATTAAATTCATCTTGATATTTAGCTGTAGTAGGTTCAAGATGTCAAGCTGGGAAAATTATGATGTAAAATGTTTCCATTTAAATAGTATTCTATCTAGAAACCACCGAACTACTCACGACTAACCCATTACATTGAATGCAATAACTGACAACCAAAGTCAATGATTGGCCGAACTTTAATTACATGCAAAAAAAGGTGGTTTATTGCAATTACCATCTGTTCGCTATTATGCAAATTTGCCAAGATACGGACCAAGGACCAGCCAAGACTTTCACTATTTGGTAATAAAGAGCCTTACGAGAGTAACAAAAAGGTTTATGATTGAATCCACTTccaattgaaaaaaattgacGAGTGGTACATTCTACCAACTAAATCACTTGTAATTTGTATCTTTATCTTGTCAATCTTAcaatccaagaagaacattcAGTAACAAATATTCTTAATTGTAAAGATCCTTTAGGTGGCTTAAAGTAAGGGGAaattttttcttgtttaGTAGTGAATATCTCGTATATCCGCTATCCTTATACGTGGGGCTAAATTTGCTTTGTCGTACTATTAAAGCGGAGTACGTATTGACTTCTTTAAAGGTGCATCTTTTTAATGTGGTCGGGTTGTCCGCCATTGTCCGGGAGCCCCATGGCGAACAATAGAATATGGGTCATTTGCTATATTTGTGCCCAACTTCAGGACTGTATTATAAATAGAGTTAAAAAATGTTTCGCCTCATTAATGCCTGCAAAAGttatcaatttcatcaattagaatattttttgaaaaattttgtaTGTCATAATTAAAGCCGTTCGTCTACTAGAGAGATTTTCTAGGGATCGAATTTCAATCGGTTCTTGAAGTGGGCGGCTCTCCTTTTTTTGAAAGTCTCATTGGCTGTATTGGAATATTTTATAGTTTTTGCATTAATGAACTTGCGTTTCCCGGCGCAATCTGCTTGTGTTAGTAAACTTTTTGCATATGATGAGCAACTCTGTGAATTAGTTTCAATTAAGCGAGTACTGCTTGACTTTTCTAACCAGGCATAGAATATGATGCAGATTGGCAGCTACTGGGTTTGAGTTTTTGGTTGTAATAACTTTTAACATTCGTAAATTCGATCGTCTTGATTGGAAGCCGAGTAACTTTTGATCGCTCTCATGCAATTATTATTCTaacaaatttcaaattatggtttgatattgttgtttcttGGCTAGATTTGCTaggaattgcaaatttcaTAATTTCCTGTCTTTATAATTTACCGGTTCGGACGGAAGTACGATCCGGGAACTGTATTCCCAATACAATTATGAAACACATGAGTATGCCTGGTTCTTCCAATCCCTTCCAATTGGCCCCTCGGATACCAACGAAAACCTATTGTTACATGTGGTTACCACAAAGCTCTCCAAATTACATCATACCACCTATCCACATTAAACTTGAATTATCTATTAAATAAACCAATCCATTATGTACTTTGCAACTAAAGTTGTAGTAAAATTCTATTACTTCCTGTAAGACTTGTCAGCCTCACTTTTCATTATTCGTTTTTTTGTTTGCCTCTCCCCCGTCTAAGAATGTCTTCAAAGACTCTTCCTCCTTGTTAGCAATCTCACTTTCCATGTCAGTTAGGTCGCTATCGTTATCGTCCTGGCGCACTATAgatttttgtttcttcatgGGCAATTTCGCAGCAATACTCAATGGTCTCTTTCTACGAGAAGAATCCATAAAAATGCCACTACTCGAATGTGTGACGGGCTTGGATGATCTCAAAATATTACTAGGTTGCAATCTGGTCTTAGATTGTGGAGGACTTTCAGAATTATTCTTTTTACGGCTGTTTGCTGTAGTGTGGTCTCCATTGTGACCGTCactacttgttgaagaagtaggAGGAGGTTTTCTGGGCAAATTGGCTACTGCATGTGTTTTGTTGCCCGTTGAATCTATGTTCAAAttatttcttgaagataaTGATCCGCGCCTATTACTGTTACTCTTGCTGTCTTTGCTTGCAGAGAAAGAGGATGAGTACAAGCTCTCCCCTCTCTTTCCTTGAAGCTCCGGTTTACCGTTCTGAGACTGTGACTTCGGTATGTAAGTTTCTGTCTCCCGATCATGTCTATGGTCGTTGTAAATAGGATGAGATTGAGTCGAGCCATAGTTACCGCCGTTGGTGAAACTTGACGATGACGAGTTTTGCGATCtctccttcaatttcttaAATTTTTCCTTGTCGATTTCGTGGCTCTCTTCGAAGTGAGGAAGATCTTCAGGTCTCAAGGGCAATGGGTCATTCTTAAAGAATTCATGGTTCAATGCATCGAGTGCATTGTATCTCTTATACGGGTCTAAAGCTAGCAACCCACTCAAAAGAGTGACGCCATCAGGAGGCATCAAGCTGTGGAAACGTTGCTCTAAACTTCTCACACAACTTAGCCCGATATTCAAGTCCGTTTTGTTGGGCAATGAAGAGGCATGTGTCCAGTTTATTGGTGAGCCTACCAAGCCAAACACTAGCTGAGCCTGGTGAGCATCTGACTTTCCCACTAATATGGGTTTGTGTGTGAATAGCTCTGCAAATACACATCCAATACCCCATAAATCTACAGCTGTAGTATACTTCCTTTCGCCTAACAATAGCTCAGGAGGACGATACCATCTCGTGACTACTAAACCAGTATATGCTCTCTCACCACCTCCAGGACCTGTACCAAGTTTAGGTACTTTCCCATGGTAAACTCTAGCAAGCCCAAAATCAGCTATTTTCAATACCCCTCTTGAATTTATCAAGATATTTGCAGCTTTGACATCTCTGTGTAAAAACTTCAGCTCATGTATGTACTGAATTCCTTTCAACAACTGTCTCATCAAACACTTGATGTGCAGAAGCTCTAGACTCACATTGGGATTCTCCAAGAGTCCGACCAAATCACTAGACATATAAGGTGAAACCGTATAGAAACAACCTCGCAGTGTCACCAAATCTGCAGGGTTTTTTACCTTGGGTTCTTCATGGATCATTTCTACAATAGTCAATATGTTAATGTGGTTCAACTGTCTTAATATAGTGATTTCTCTCATGGCTGTTATAGGGAACCCCTCTTTGGCCGAATGGTTGATCAACTGTTTTATTGCTACTGTTTGTCCTGTTCTTTTACTCTTTGCCTTTTGAACCACACCGAAAGTACCCTGGCCCAATTTTTCGATTACTGTAAAATCGCTTAATTTAGCCATATCAGCGAATCCTCTCTTGCTAATCGGTTGGAGACGCCTCTTTCTCAACGGAGGAAGctctatcttctttttctttgtgTTTATATTGTTGCTATCTGtcatcttgaatttttaTCTACTTTTCATGAAGTCGTTGTACTTCTTTCGAAGTCTGAAAAAATCGTATTATGGACTCGTTTGGGTTCAATTTTCTCAAATTTCACGAAAATACAAGATAATAACTCGAGTATAGACAAATAGATATGTTTGACGGTACTTAGAGGTCTATATTCTATGGATGTGGACCCgaagaaggaaatggattctttggtttcatAGTTTAATTATTTTAAATTTTGTTGATTATCGCACGTGAGTCTGTAGGCGTGACTGGCTGCAACAAAATAGCAACGACTATTCTCTTCTACATCAGACAATAACGATTAAATGTAAATAAAGGCATATAAATATTAAAGATTGGATACATACAAGCAAAACCGAAACCGAATTCTCCTTGAGATTCAATCAtacaagaattgaaaagtgGATGCAACcttttgtttttgatgGGTCCGCTTTCTTAAGCAGAATGCTGGTTGATGAATTTTGAgtgcttctttctttctttggacaacttggaagCTTGTTTGACATTGAATCCGTCGGCTAAGAAGGCAGTTgtctcttccaattccaatcCGGCAACTTCGGGCAACAATAAATAGACAAACAAGAACGAAACAGCACACAAGCCAGCAAAGAATGAGAAGGTACCAGTTGGGGTAATGTTTTCCAACATAGTCAAGAAAGTAGAGGCAATGACCAATGACCCAGCCCAGTTAGTAGCAGCAGCATACATGGCTCCGACAGATCTGACGTTCACATCAGAGAACAATTCCACACCGATCCAGGCACTGTTTCCAATACCAATGGCGTAGGAAGCGACATACAAGACCATGCCAATAATGACTACAATACCCCAACCGGAAATTCCTGAACTACGGACTTCGACGTTGGAGCCCGAAGTGAAAACTACACCCAAGAAGTGGAAAGCAATAGCACAGATTACCAAGGAGCCAGCCATACAGGGAATCGCCCAAAgcaagattcttcttctacctACCTTATCGACAATACACAAGGCAATAGCGGTGAAAACGAAGTTGGTGGCAGCAACGATGATAGACACAGCAGTTGCATTCTTGAAGCCGATGGTTTCGAAAATGGTAGCAGAGAAGTACATCAATGAGTTGAAACCAGTGAACTGCTGAATACCCTGCAAGCCAGTGGCTAAGATCAAGGCTCTGAAATTAGCAGGGTTGGTATGGATCAATTTGATGGAGTTCCATACACGTCTCAACTGGCTAGAACCAGACACGGTTGAGTTTGAAGCgatcatttcttcaatagtAGCGTTGACAAATTCTTCTGAGGGATGATTATGGGTTCTTCTGACGACTTCTTTAGCTGTTTCTATGTCACCTTTGATAACATAGTATCTAGGAGTATCAGGCAAGAACCAAAACAATACGAACTGAACTACAGGAGGCACCATGCACAAGCCAACAGAAATTCTCCAGCCATGGCTGACCCGTGTGAGGCCCCAGTTGATGAAGTATGCTACAAGTTGACCACCTGTGATGAACATGACGTTAGTGACAATTAATCTACCTCTGTACTTGGCCGGAGCCAATTCACTCAACATTAAGGGAGCGATCAAAGAGGCAATACCAACGCCAAGACCCAACACGAATCTTCCTGCGATCATAGTCCATACCGTTTTCGAAGCCAACTGGATGATAGTACCTATTACAAATACAACATTAGAACCTAACAATACCGTCTTACGACCAATCAAGTTGACCAAGATACCCGATATAACAGCACCAATCAAAGCACCCAACGATGTTGCTGAAGTGATGAACTCTTTTTCACCGTTGGTAAGAATTTTGTCACTCAAATCAGTACCTATTTGCACTAACGCCGAAGAGATATAACCGGTATCGTAACCAAACATGAAACCAGATATAGAAGAGGCAAGCgtcaagatgatgacgagTCTGGAAGGTCTAGACTCAGATTCAGAACCGCCATAAGACTGGAGATCGAGGTCTAAATCACTTGTATTAGTTTTGTTTATAGCAGGAGAACCGTTTGAATAAGATTCATATTGTCTGACTTTGTTTGTATTCAACAACGCGTTGGCAGAGGAGCTGGACGAGACTGAAGAGGTGGAGAGGTTAACCTCtgagttcaacaactgggAACTGGAGTTGTTTTTTAATTTAGGATTTGACATTGCAAACTTGaattaatgaaaaatcagGCGGAAAATCAGACGACttaaagaaacaaaaagatgttgatgatgtgATGATGAAGTATCAAAGATGACAACACAGTCTGATACGATGGTTTGGGAAAAAAGTGATAGATATAGTAGTAATTATACGTTCGGAAAGCGTATAATGTAGCTTGTAATTCGTATGGTATAATTAGTAGTACAATTAGGTTGAAGTGGAGTAAGATGAGGGGACGGAGTAACAATCACAAGACAGTAACGTTGAATACTATAGTGATCTATATGTATCCGTGTAGCGATTAGAAATCTGGTTCCACGATCTTCTTAGAGGttaacaagaagaataccaGTTAGCAATTATcgtagaagaaaagaagaaggaaaaaaaTTGGCGGAAAAACATCACCACATATGGAAGAACgcagaaaaagaatattCGGCGAAATTGAGTGTGATCCCGCGCACGACCGGCGGATTGTTTCGCCGAATACAATTAGGGTAGGAAGAGACGTGGCGAGCACAAAGAGCTATTCAACTCCATATAGTGGTAGTACGACGGCTATGTGGTaattgttgctgctgcttaTTGGCTGTAGTAGGATCGTTTTAGTTAATGACAAACGTGAAACCGAGGCAGCTGCTAGCATATTTTGATAGTACAATTTTTCGATTTTCCTCACTATCTTGATAAGTTAATCCGAGAATATAAGCCCTAATTTATTGAGATCAGAAAAAAAGGACTAATGGATAAAAAGAACTGGAATGTGTAGTACATTTACGCTAAACATAAATCCTACACATTTTCTAACACAAATTGTTTTAACATATAATGCTGTGAATATAAAGCAGATATAAAGATAAATAGAATATGTAAAATGAGTCTCAAACAACACAGACAGCCGATGCTAGACGACACCAACAATTAAAGAACTGCCATGTGAACTTACAAGTTTATGCCTTGTATTCAACTTGGGGATATTAACAGTCAAATCTTCTTGTCCACGTCTGCCTTTCGATGTCTGGCAGCTATTTACAACTTTTGGTAGTTCACAGCAGTTTTTATGAGATGGATCGTTCTATATAGACCATCGGCTTTTGGCTATTTGTAGGTGAATGGTTTTTATTGATAGAGATTACTTCTTTGGAGGGTCAAATCTGatctttctgttcttgattggTTGCCATTTGAATCTCTTAACCCAGATAGAAAGTAAGTACAAGGATGAAACGATGACAATAGCCTTCAAACCCCATCTCTTTCTGTCGTCGTGTTCTGGTTCCGAAGCccagttcaagaaagtGACGACATCCTTGGCCATTTGTGAGGTGGTGGCTGGAGTTCCGTCTTCGTATTCAACCAAACCATCGAATAACACTCTACCCATAGCAATGGATCCACCAGGGAAGTAAGGGTTGTAGTTAGCACCAGGAGGCAAGACTACACCGGCTGGAGGCTCTTCTGGGTAACCGGTCAAAAGCGAAAAGATGTAGTCACATCCTCCGTGTCTGGCCTTGACaatcaacgacaagtcTGGAGGCAAAGCACCTTGGTTGGCGGCTCTGGCAGCTTGTTCGTTGGCGTAAGGTGCAGGGAGGTAGTCGGCCAACTTACCTGGTCTCTTTCTTGGGTTACCTTCGTCATCTGGTTCGTCGTCGtattccaattcttcagcaaatGCCTTAGCTTCGGAAGAAGTGTGAGATACAGCGACCAAGTTTCTCCAGGCGATTCTGTCAAGCGAGTGACAGGCAGCACAGACCTCTCTGTAGACCTGGTAGCCTCTTCTGATGGAGGCGTGGTCAAAGGCATCCAACATACCGTTGTGGGACCAGCCGTAAGCTGGAGCGTGCAAGCCGTGTTCAGCCGCAGTCATGGCTTGAGCTGTCATGGAGTCTTGGTACAACAAATACGAGGCAGTCAAACCGGTGACACCGACAGAGCCGGCAATGATTTTCTGCACGGCAGAGCGGTTAAGGGTTCTCAAGGAAGACGAGAACATTATGACGAGTTACGAAACAACAaacaaatgaagaagatggaaatgTGAATAACCAATTGATGTACTGGCTAGAATCAGTGATCCGAAGGATAGCGATAATGAACTACTGATATGAGAAGATAGCAATACTGTCGTGGTTGCTATTTATACTAGTATCCAATGATGGTGTTCAATGATAGTAGTATGGGAATGAAATTGGTGATATTGAATATGAacaaattttcaattcactAGTCGATATTCAGTCTATATTAATACTTTATTCGACAATGTGGGAACAGTATTAACAAGTTCTAATCTTAGTATTCTCTACTCTGAGACGTTCAGACACGTTACTCTGTCAATTCACTAGCTAGACAGCGACACTGATAAACAAGAGAGAAGCAAAGAGTTGGAAACCTGACAGAAGCAAATTTGGCCGGTTTTTTTCGTCCTGCCCACAATCGTTTTTTTTCACTGTAGTAAGCtcgttgatttcattgGTATTGGCTGAGTGCGAAGCTCAGGCTGATGTAAGCCCAGAGCCTTTACAAAACCTTGAAGGTGATTGGTTGGGAGACGGATCACGTGACGCGCGAAACGAAGACGATGCCCACATTCTACGCTACCATTTATGACACTACTACTATTTCTGTTAGAGCTGCTATATCTACTATAAACTGATACGTACAGCTAGACATTGGAGGAAATTTCTTTACTTTTGCTGTTCATCTTTATCTGCTCTTTTTTTAGATTTTTGTGAGCATTTCTCTAGTGAGTATTTCTTCACTATACGAATCTGTGCCAAATATTTCTGTGCTGCATATCTGCACTAAATAGAGAAGAGTGCAGGAGATTCTTCCGATTTTTCATTACCATCTTTATATATACTTAGTTT
Protein-coding regions in this window:
- the FRE1.1 gene encoding Ferric reductase, NADH/NADPH oxidase transmembrane component (6 domains) (Ferric reductase, NADH/NADPH oxidase transmembrane component (6 domains) (FRE4) (FRE5) (FRE6) (FRE7) (FRE9)) produces the protein MNLIAVFNILVYLTVISAHGASSYTKYGHLIDIYTCRYSLMQTASFCKPPLVGDACLCTNPNGFASMVGCLHQLGKNSTSNIELIGKLCLPYNITRTPEMFEEAYKNFTRNAKSPSQIDGYNRTVPVNVPVILNEQLAKITLKSYTHYLHNFDYSLYYGGGMVAYWALVFILGAVCNWSKLLFPGIFRKMTGPFSAFIRKYITMPATFRKSKAQEKTFLRYFQILIPSRLETLVISGFVVVTIVCNAIDIYYMENDPLFPTKTRAISKYLGDRTGITGTILIPLFMLFAGRNNFLQWVTRWNYATFLTYHKWVARIDFILIVIHSITYTLALDLRYPSEIKLPYLYWGVVGTVAGGISFVQAVLYLRRNWYEMFLLVHIILAVLWIVGGWIHVEELGYINFYYASVAVWVFDRVARIGRLLVFGFPKAQVTLLAGETLKVVIPKPSYWQSIPGGHAFIHFLRPSCFWQSHPFTFTDSVENKDSIVLYAKVKGGITHSLYQYLAAHPGKTTQVRVGVEGPYGESTAAYKYDSAVYVAGGNGIPGIFSEAVDSAIRSKDSRHRVKLFWIIRDYKTLLWFHDELLELKKTKIQTTVIVTKPESQRPAELKRLFSHSPQEKLDLVDDKKDTIDSENEKVSGSNSENVSNDEIVSTIQGSLGHITFKTGRPNMEELVQDEIKESSGSTAFVACGHPLMVDDIRYAVVQNLDNSEKKRVEFFEQLQIWT
- the CRK1 gene encoding Cdc2-related protein kinase (SGV1) (Cdc2-related protein kinase Cell cycle control, cell division, chromosome partitioning) encodes the protein LQPISKRGFADMAKLSDFTVIEKLGQGTFGVVQKAKSKRTGQTVAIKQLINHSAKEGFPITAMREITILRQLNHINILTIVEMIHEEPKVKNPADLVTSRGCFYTVSPYMSSDLVGLLENPNVSLELSHIKCLMRQLLKGIQYIHESKFLHRDVKAANILINSRGVLKIADFGLARVYHGKVPKLGTGPGGGERAYTGLVVTRWYRPPELLLGERKYTTAVDLWGIGCVFAELFTHKPILVGKSDAHQAQLVFGLVGSPINWTHASSLPNKTDLNIGLSCVRSLEQRFHSLMPPDGVTLLSGLLALDPYKRYNALDALNHEFFKNDPLPLRPEDLP
- the FRE1.3 gene encoding ferric reductase (FRE9 FRE5 FRE6 FRE4 FRE7) (Ferric reductase, NADH/NADPH oxidase transmembrane component (8 domains)), whose product is MYIWAVYTSLVILAVATPLLVIPAKFQNSSVRATKVVLCICFVISAMIALTPEAAVNGAPMHKYGQASIAFLGCNYQISLTTTFCPEGIVSQECYCKNSNALATISHCYKYGHPQEINSFLGMCQSMFNISLTESEFEEAHDNYLRSAKNISEIVDYSPSKLVDFPVRLIDSEIVLFRSAYQNFLGNYDVSVDYGAYVVLYWIVVFTIAAIGNWSKVIFPDLYRNFLTGPFSNWFRRTISLPATRGKYKTNEKKFLVVLDMLVPTRAETIILITFGSMCTYLLVYNINYVEGDPLFHEKKYAILRYVAVRASILTSSLMPLLILFGGRNNFLQWYTRWDYSTFITLHRWLSRIVFVMVMIHVLFYTKLIKERNPDRINEPYIRWGALATWSGILIMIQGLLVLRRKWYEVFLLVHIILAAVFIFGAWLHVKDLYCVWFYYYTSMLWLFDRIVRVGRLFSFGFPEAQVQLIANETLKVIVPKPDHWEAVPGGHVFIHFLRFSCFWQSHPFTYTIDLDDPANIVLFVKVKQGVTSSLYEYLKSHPGKSTSIRVAIEGSYGEKTPASRYDSAIFVAGGNGIPGIYAEVYELAKRSNFTKQNLKLTWVIREYRSLLWFYDELVSLKGTNIDTTICVTKPNSHGYLEEYDGPLLSSNTTRYNTFESRNLTEMGSMRPEIISAIKTDLSHIQFREGRPHIDTLVKQATKESPGSACFVTCGHPVMVDELRSAVVENINNSDRKRVDYFEQLQVWA
- a CDS encoding ParB-like nuclease gives rise to the protein MSMQSSLLKEEYVPLHEIRRPIPPVLDFQKIDAMVSTLNGVPMASATCGVADITPGELPPIDVFKVREAGKNYYFAFGGCHRFQAYDRINQQGDKVVMVKCKILPATRKTLRVYLGSSVDQMFEDQSYDKTEVTSLKKLSINE